The genome window AGTTGATCggagattgctaacaatcccatcaaagcgagcaaacattgcatccaaagactctccggggccttacacaaacatttggtattcttggttgtatgttcTTTGGCGTTTGTCCTTAatttgattagtgccttcatagaagacactcagagtattcTAGATCACCCGAGCAGTACAGAGGTGttggaccctgtcaaactcattccgactcaggctagtggacaaaatatttttggtcttattgttggtctcatactgttcaatttgaacctgagtcgtgcgagcagttGGGATCTCATaattggaatcaactacttcctatattgcacttccttggcttagaaacTAAGCCTCCATGTGCACCTTCTAGTACAAAAATCATGGCCATCAAACAGCGaaatcttctcacttctctccatgtcgcctacaGTTCACAAAGCTGGcaaaggtcaacaagtgatcaaatcagCTCTAATACTAATTGTAGGAATGATAttagcgactagagggggtgaataggtgcctcaacaaatttcttgcgaaatcgatggccttctgctATTTGGATCaaccaacacacctcaaaactcaagcggaagcgaAAATCAAGAGAacttttaacaagagaaaattgaggcaacacgactccacgaatggtatatgaaccataggttctatttacgatcaatccatgtgtcttagcactcgaaagatcacaactagcaaataaacaagaaaagataagcaccgagcaacgaaacccTCCAAGTTtattatctagaggcaagggaattcaagatctCATCACATAAGTGTGTATATTCagattttatgcctctagcaacaagaagaatgacctcgcaaggtgctaaaattttagcccaaaaaccaaaacaaaaatcaaaactagaaaggaaaaacttgcacacaaggcaagagaagcaagagagggaaactagaaggagggaaattcaagcatatgaaacaaaataaatttcattactcaaataggtcagccctattttaggtggattatagatattttcctctcaaaactctcacctattacataatctaagcactcatcctcctctccaTTAAAACCCTAgtacaatgctctcatatgggtggcacaagggacTCAAATGGCTACTTCAACCTCTCCCATAGCCATACacatctatttataggcctaggaaacttgatccCCAAGtttcctatttttttctcaaaataccctTCTTTTATAGTACACTTATACCTATCACCGTgggcattttagtccattttcctCTCCATTCATCATATGAACGCGgtgcctttatgacttagcttcgcctcggcgcaagcttcacgatagtGCCACGTAGTCCTCCAGTCCtctcacagttttgaggccaaaccgtaaaatcctagcacgcttctcagagcgtgactagccgccacttgcttccacctgaagctaGCGCTCTAATGATGACGTgtgtcctccatcttgcgatcttgaccaccggcaagtctctcccgctcctaatccctcaggccaccttgtcacttgcaacggtatccctttcacttgactttgttaacatgccattttcatcctccatttcatgCATTTATTGACCTTCATGTATACAGctaagatcacccttgactccacctgacccttcttgatcgtctggcaccaagcaccagcttagccccgatcacccgttgtcaatcgccaagttgcatctgtcacctgcacaccttaaaacaagcaaacacatttctccacactccgaaacatctccaggttagcattAAATCAAAAACtgcaactcagagcacatcctaaAAAAACGTGAagaccggatgttccggtgtattTTGCTCCtgaacatcagaccatccggtgagtgtaacaatATCTGTTCTAGGAAAACTTTGCTCTCTACAATAAAATGTCTGGTGAATGCTtctggtgatctcatgtccatcaccgaaTAATCCGATGTGTGCCAATCCACTGAACCACCCTTCTATAACCTCTCTGTAGCAAAAGGTCTGGTGCattctccagtgttcacaatctcagcatcggactatccgacatacataatcaaacttggcgccaaaaatcttctctctgcagaaaatactctggcgcTCTCAaagttcatcaccggaccatctggtgtttgctttcatttctactTCAACACTAAAAATGCTCCGGCGATACCCTTCGAtgtagccaccacactcaccggaccttccagtgcattgatctccaatttcgccaaaaaaaattgctctctacaAAAAATAGTCCAGCGAGTACACACTGCCCATACTCGAACTTCCGGTGAACAcgagaacatccgatgttcacactaGAACTTCCGGTATGTAATTTTTCTGTGTACAGAGAAGGATTTGTCAATTCCAAACACcaccaactcgagttagacatgaacaagaataagtatctataaacacatgctaaccaagttcaagacaTATCAACTATTGTCAATACCTCATCACACTCCAACCAAGGCACTTCtctacttggtttctcaaaagaaaatccccatacataaaattcttataaatcatttatgaattgataattacttattggcattcgaatggGTCCTACTAGTGgaacgtaacgaaaggtgggatacacaaTGAGGCCAAGCTGGATGCAATGGCCGTCCGTATACTCTTTCCGGTAATAAGACACATCTAATGTGTGTATCTCACTACTTATGAcaaagagtcttattgaactaacggaTACGTTACctttttttaagtgccacaagcaaggttttgaCAGCGTTCTTTGTGCATATTATGTTTgctagtttcttagggtaaacgggaggtacaaaATGAACCCCATGAACGTAAGTTATCATTgtgcttgcacattcttatttggttctggTTCtattgtcagtagtgttttatcccttttagttgtgttttcatttcaggcacGGATGACCAAATGTATCACACCTCACTCAtagacgaagatatccaaaacgtccaacatgATATGTGTTAGTTCATCATGCATGAAGTCTTTCACAGGAGTGGTAGGTTCTTTGACCTCAAAGGTGAATTGGCTCACCGTCTGAGGCTTTGTGAATGGGAGATGAAAGAATatttgtgttgaatatttggctagtgatgtaaattgacttgtgatataaaaatattgtacttgtgaatattattgtatttctattaaatattggactttgtgttgattcaaatgctgttgAAATATGTGGTTTGAAATTtggagagaataaaatatatgctctttattattttttgaatgaaatacataccgCAGTCAGGTCCTTATGTCGCCCACCTGTGGAAATAAGTTTTCACTTGTGGTTACTTAAGATAACCACCTGTGGGAAGATATTTTCACAAACGGTCCCTTAAGAGAATCGCATGTGAAAAgctatttccacaggtggttcacttaaggaaccgactgtggaaatagatttttATAGGTGGTCTATTTTGTGCTTGTGAAAAATCATTTATTTTCATaggccttcgatcacagacGGTTGCTCTAAACGTCTGTGAAAACCGGTTACAAATTGCCACTAAaaatagtttctgtagtagtgtgctGCGTGTAGCAATAGGATTGCTCATATGAAAAATATCCTTGCAGTTCTAGTGCTGGCAAGGGCAAACTCTTCAGGGCAAGTGTGGCGGCCGCCCCAGGCCCCCAAAATCCAGGGCACCTTTCTATATAGGTATACATGTAAAAGACAATATTGATATCAATGAAGATGATAACAATATAAGTGGTCTTGAGAACATATTTAATCCATATGCTAGTATTGATGAATAACTAGTTTTTACTATGAATATTTATTATCTAAGAAATTGGGATAATCTTGATAACAAAGCAAGGGACATATTAGTGGAGAAAGGAtctataagagaagaaaatatttaattcCGTTTAGATGGTGACTAATTACAATAAAGAAATTCTACAAGCTGAGAAGccttttgaagtttttttttttgttatggttGATATGGCAAACACTTCATgagaaatagatttgaagaactACCAgcattcaaaagtatatttgggTTTTTACTGAGCTCGACAATCTTAAAGTCATTGAATGATATTGAACTGAAAGATTGATGCTCTGAATTTGTAAATACTCTCTCTAGATGGTTTATatgatgttgagttaaatgatctaatgTCTGAGTTAAGGGTTATACAATTAACTTTGCCACATAGGCTAATGTCTTCTATAGAGATTTTTTAATATGTCAAAGAAGCAGATTATTATCCTAGTATATCTATTCCTCATCGAATCTTATTTACTATACATGTGACTATGGTATTAGCTGAAATTATTGAAAAACTAATGAGGTTCACAATGTCTCAAAAAAGGTTAAATGATTTGACAACTTTATGCATTGAAAAGAAATTACTAAATGGGATTGATGTTGACATCATTATCAATAACTTTGCATCTagaaatattagaaaaaattGTTTAAAATGATCTTTAGAAAGTGTTTTAGGTGAGCATTGTTTTTTGATATACAGGTGTTTATCGGAAGCAATTTTTTAATACACCAAATgttatctttataatttatatattaactAATTTTTTAATGTTTCAATTCAATGAGATTCGTTTTTAGTTTTGTCTTAGCCACCAAAATCTCAGTATCTGCCCTGAAACTCTTCATGGGCTAGTTGAAGTTCTAATGCATCACGTTGTTTGGATAGATATAGTGTTTGTCTCCAACAGCAGGCACCATCATCATCTCTTGGGACGGCATCGGCACGGTTGATGTGCTAATGTGGCAATGGGTCATGTTCGCGTTTGGGTCAGTTTTACATTGTCTGCTCCAAGAGGCGCCACAACTTGTTCCTCCTGCGCCTCGGCTAGTTCCTTCCTGTTCTTGCCGCGGCTGCCTTTCTCACCTTTGTCACCGGCTGGGATTCCTAGTCTTTCTCCTTCTTGCCCTCTCTCGCTGGCCTTTCTCCTCCTCATTATTTTTTCCCTCCTCGCGATGTTTCTTCTTCTGAATCGTGCACAATGCCAGCTGATCTACCTACAAGAACAAAACCAAACCAATGTAATGTAAtgtctctctctatctctctttcACACACATTATTTAAAATTCTCTCTATCACACACACACGCGCACACAAAGCTAGATGCAAAGGATGGCGTGATGAAGACAAGACCTTGCTATTGCCTTTACGTTTAGCTTCAAATTCAACCTCAGATGTGAGGCTCTCGTACTCGTACATGGTCCAATCCGTCTTAACTCCCTTGGTCGCCGGCCTTCCAATCTCCTCTTCCGGCAGCTGCGGCCCCGCGTCCTCCTCGTTCTTCTTCTTTCGAGATCCTTCGTAGAACACCAGCGCCACCACGCATCCGACCAACGCGCCAGCGGAGTAGATCGGCCTTACGCCTCCGGAGGCGTTCCATTGGCCATTGTCCAGCGTGGTCCGGTTCGGCTGGCTGCCGCTCGCGTGCTTGCCTTCCCTCGTGGTGAAGAAGAACCACCGGCTCTCGCCGTACTCCCTGTACTTCTCTGCAGTATCAGATGAATAGATTTAGAATTGTTAATTTATACGTTGCTGGCCAAGACAAGCGACCGATACAAAAAATTTGTTACGGTAGTACGAATGTGCCAGCGTACCTATGACTTCCTCCGGATTGTAACTGAGGACGCGCTCGTTGATGAAGATCGGCAGCGGCAACGGGAGGCCGGCGAGCTTCGAGCGCAGGTAGTGAAGGACGAGTTCGGCGTTAGTGGTAGGAAGTGAAAGCCCTTAGGCAGCTTCAGCAGCAACTTCCGCGCGCTGGACACATAGGCGGAGCGAGAAGCCGAGGCAGCGCCTAGCTATGCAGAGGTGACGGTGTTGACGATATGCTATAGAGACGATGTATATGAAGATTGAATCTGTAAGTGAGgtttaatattattaaaattttattagtGTTTAGAGTTATAATAggttttaatgtgattaaatatatattagtgtgttctatataagaggaggtagGAACCGTAGGCGCATAGATTCAACCAT of Phragmites australis chromosome 3, lpPhrAust1.1, whole genome shotgun sequence contains these proteins:
- the LOC133910569 gene encoding NAC domain-containing protein 1-like, encoding MPLLDHLHDHEEEVVDHHCDHEAEVVNVICDYEEEVVDLVDHLIADQRHNNEKYREYGESRWFFFTTREGKHASGSQPNRTTLDNGQWNASGGVRPIYSAGALVGCVVALVFYEGSRKKKNEEDAGPQLPEEEIGRPATKGVKTDWTMYEYESLTSEVEFEAKRKGNSKVDQLALCTIQKKKHREEGKNNEEEKGQRERARRRKTRNPSR